The following are from one region of the Marinomonas sp. CT5 genome:
- the rpsT gene encoding 30S ribosomal protein S20: protein MANSAGSKKRARQAVKSRAHNGSLRSMVRTYLKKVDAAIEAGNQADAQAAYVLATSKLDKAADKGLYHKNKAARHKSRLSAKIKALA, encoded by the coding sequence GTGGCAAATTCCGCCGGTTCAAAAAAACGCGCGCGCCAAGCAGTAAAAAGCCGCGCTCACAATGGTAGCCTTCGTTCAATGGTTCGCACTTACTTGAAAAAAGTAGATGCAGCTATCGAAGCAGGCAATCAAGCTGACGCACAAGCAGCTTACGTTCTAGCAACTTCTAAGCTAGACAAAGCCGCTGACAAAGGCCTATATCACAAAAACAAAGCAGCTCGTCATAAGAGCCGCTTGAGTGCTAAAATCAAAGCACTGGCCTAA
- a CDS encoding diacylglycerol kinase, producing the protein MAKPGKVGLDRVLSATKYSYQGLRAQWKHEAAFRQESVLFLISLPFAIWFGDTGLERAVLIFSAGMVLIVETINSSVEAVVDRISDEHHELSGRAKDLGSAAVMLALFLAAVVWLVVLFG; encoded by the coding sequence ATGGCAAAGCCAGGTAAAGTGGGTTTAGATCGCGTGCTTAGTGCTACAAAGTATTCTTATCAGGGGTTGCGGGCGCAGTGGAAGCATGAGGCTGCATTTCGACAAGAATCTGTTTTGTTTTTGATTTCTTTGCCTTTTGCTATTTGGTTTGGAGATACCGGGCTTGAGCGAGCCGTGTTGATTTTTTCTGCCGGAATGGTGTTGATTGTTGAAACGATTAACTCCAGTGTGGAGGCGGTTGTGGATCGTATCAGTGATGAGCATCATGAATTGTCAGGACGTGCTAAAGATTTGGGGTCCGCAGCGGTTATGTTGGCTTTATTTTTGGCCGCAGTGGTTTGGCTGGTAGTGTTATTTGGCTAG
- the proB gene encoding glutamate 5-kinase codes for MEMREKIAKAQRIVVKIGSALLTNDGQGLDVARIGLWVAQIAELRAQGKEVVLVSSGSIAAGMKRLGFSSRPTQVNELQAAAAVGQMELVGVYESHFEKHGLCTAQILLTHDDLSNRRRYLNARSSLRTLLGLGVVPIVNENDTVVTDEIRFGDNDTLGALVANLVEADILIILTDQQGLYDKNPRDHKDATLISHISASDDRLESMASGGAGVLGSGGMLTKVRAALLAARSGADTLIASGREEGVITRVAAGEALGTWLQPEHGRVAARKQWLAGHLKSRGALILDDGAVKALRKAGTSLLPVGVKDAQGTFSRGDMVICVDLQGDLVARGLVNYSVAETLKLLGQPSSNIGDILGYKGEPELIHRDDLVII; via the coding sequence ATGGAAATGCGAGAAAAAATAGCTAAGGCGCAACGTATCGTTGTCAAGATAGGCAGTGCATTATTGACCAACGATGGGCAGGGGTTAGATGTTGCTCGGATTGGTCTTTGGGTCGCACAAATTGCTGAGTTAAGAGCGCAAGGCAAGGAAGTGGTTCTAGTTTCTTCGGGCTCAATAGCGGCTGGCATGAAGCGTCTTGGTTTTTCTTCTCGTCCTACGCAGGTGAATGAGTTGCAGGCCGCCGCCGCCGTTGGACAGATGGAATTGGTTGGCGTGTATGAATCGCATTTTGAGAAGCATGGCTTATGTACGGCGCAAATACTGCTAACACATGATGACTTATCTAATCGTCGACGTTACTTAAACGCTCGATCTTCATTGCGAACACTGCTTGGTCTTGGTGTTGTACCCATAGTTAATGAAAATGATACGGTTGTAACCGATGAAATTCGGTTTGGTGACAATGATACGTTGGGAGCCTTGGTGGCTAACCTTGTTGAAGCTGATATTTTGATTATTTTGACTGATCAGCAAGGCTTGTATGATAAAAATCCGCGCGACCATAAAGATGCAACATTAATTTCGCATATTTCAGCATCAGATGACCGTCTTGAGTCCATGGCCAGTGGTGGGGCTGGCGTGTTAGGTAGTGGTGGAATGCTGACAAAGGTTCGAGCGGCACTTTTGGCTGCGCGTTCTGGTGCTGATACCTTGATTGCTTCTGGCCGAGAAGAGGGTGTTATTACTCGTGTTGCTGCGGGTGAAGCACTGGGAACTTGGTTGCAACCAGAACACGGTAGAGTGGCGGCGCGTAAGCAGTGGTTAGCGGGGCATTTGAAGAGTCGAGGGGCTTTGATTTTGGATGATGGTGCTGTAAAGGCGTTGCGTAAGGCGGGTACAAGTCTTTTACCTGTCGGAGTGAAAGATGCTCAAGGGACGTTTTCACGTGGTGATATGGTGATTTGTGTTGATTTGCAAGGCGACCTAGTTGCTCGTGGACTAGTGAATTATAGTGTGGCTGAAACATTGAAGTTACTTGGCCAGCCTTCGTCTAATATTGGGGATATCTTAGGTTATAAAGGTGAACCAGAGTTAATTCATCGCGATGATTTAGTTATTATTTAA